The following are encoded together in the Bradysia coprophila strain Holo2 unplaced genomic scaffold, BU_Bcop_v1 contig_94, whole genome shotgun sequence genome:
- the LOC119084838 gene encoding uncharacterized protein LOC119084838 yields the protein MGNTLCKERIERAENSKSPVDRVIGRCAQICPSSFGNNKSNSNYWKNNILETGPPTRHQPKATNPNEWRTVTLNTVPKSDPSIPGKLSDIPIAPPRKKRNTLQRNPGGFREVFGTPSRRSSCDSLEKFNRPNLNAKRRNSSDDFTDFSKDLPCERKISKVGNKKSDKFLGENLSDCLSNSPFLASTPILTKRVDSSSTNVPKDALETFVDSHVAQPDRSLNISKIVPEQAQQPNIAESKQSQPIQMHIQYSKEPEKRLPVLTAAKSAVDESVDNLDKRTEFLMTMVNHEFNNSNEPPLPSQPEEVLTVPKRRRSKNISNEDTVTVTSAISETSSQPKSEVIEQVVEILRNGQVGSGQDLKLDVTQKKKEFPKSNPDSPNIYAHLQPIEHELIVPVRKNYKCICDDEDHVHKHSHSRSHGHSHEHSDIADGRSSIPDGIIEHVKVEENKVQENVSPKKPERDFSRYRKSEDLSILEEPRDESLDSVIESQIIRPERKKGRSISRDSLPLPPPRPVKLIIDRKISLPEPNKAAKSRKISLQEPMRGLFENQKLPDTPVTPLNTPMLNDNEYEKIETFLKKCSSSQSFLTKELMDQLVDKVYGYSRNWDDQMEEGMLHTKCNDGSEKVGPSSKLTTRKISVIKKDSPPINIQENIAEVKKATFLIGTTDLQIEEPIALVKENAVVLQPADPITPNTSSLIKRTDTVLELLPNGAARVDQAETTDKTKNDSSPTSVPTTLTTVASNPDLEVVKVLLKSTEINRGSETNVLKDIYKKNQEIMDDFKDYLEDKKINEEMMKVANNTEVNVIIDEETDKSHSLFPDHVSVSSFDSANDSDTDTDDIAANNKRLAIADEPRRGSIVDHDQWFLKHRDLSNQGRRGSDCPTYDTTKLFPFGKREKTYSESSEFFFTDDQKKSKSSDHVNLDGADAFDHSTLLKYFNTTSPTTNLNKTQN from the exons ATCTGTCCGAGCTCCTTTGGTAACAACAAAAGTAACTCAAATTACTGGAAAAACAATAT ACTGGAAACCGGTCCACCAACACGCCATCAACCCAAAGCAACGAATCCGAACGAATGGCGAACTGTCACACTGAACACCGTTCCGAAGTCAGATCCATCCATTCCAGGCAAACTTTCCGACATTCCAATTGCCCCGCCGCGGAAAAAACGGAACACTTTGCAACGGAATCCCGGTGGTTTCAGAGAAGTGTTCGGAACGCCCAGCAGACGCTCGTCATGTGATAGTTTAGAAAAGTTTAACAGACCGAACTTAAATGCGAAACGGAGAAATTCGAGCGACGATTTCACTGACTTCTCAAAGGATTTGCCTTGTGAACGGAAAATCTCTAAAGTTGGCAACAAGAAGTCGGATAAATTTCTCGGCGAAAATTTGTCGGATTGTTTGTCGAATTCACCGTTTCTCGCATCGACGCCAATATTGACGAAAAGAGTGGACAGCTCGTCTACGAACGTACCCAAAGATGCTCTTGAAACGTTTGTAGATTCTCACGTCGCTCAACCCGACCGATCAttgaatatttccaaaattgtaCCAGAACAAGCCCAACAACCAAATATAGCCGAATCAAAGCAAAGCCAACCCATTCAAATGCATATACAGTACTCGAAAGAACCGGAAAAACGACTGCCTGTGCTAACCGCCGCCAAAAGTGCAGTAGACGAATCTGTTGACAATTTGGATAAGCGAACCGAATTTCTAATGACAATGGTAAATCATGAATTCAACAACTCAAATGAGCCGCCTCTCCCATCACAGCCGGAAGAAGTATTAACCGTGCCGAAGCGTAGACGATCGAAAAACATATCCAATGAAGATACTGTCACTGTTACAAGTGCCATTTCTGAAACGAGTAGCCAACCTAAATCGGAAGTAATCGAACAAGTCGTTGAAATTCTTCGAAATGGACAGGTCGGGTCAGGCCAAGACTTGAAATTGGATGTGacacaaaagaaaaaggaaTTCCCAAAATCCAATCCTGATTCACCCAACATTTACGCTCATTTGCAGCCGATCGAGCACGAGCTAATCGTTCCCGTTCGAAAGAATTACAAGTGCATCTGCGACGACGAAGACCATGTACACAAGCATTCACATTCACGTAGTCATGGTCATTCGCATGAACATTCAGATATTGCTGATGGACGATCTAGTATCCCCGATGGTATCATAGAGCATGTCAAAGTGGAAGAGAATAAGGTCCAAGAGAATGTTTCACCGAAAAAGCCAGAACGTGACTTCTCCAGGTATCGAAAATCGGAAGATTTGTCCATATTGGAGGAGCCCAGAGACGAGTCACTGGACAGTGTCATCGAATCCCAAATTATACGACCGGAACGCAAAAAAGGCCGCAGCATTTCTAGAGACAGTTTACCGTTACCACCTCCCCGACCAGTCAAACTAATCATCGATCGAAAAATAAGTTTGCCAGAGCCGAACAAAGCAGCCAAAAGCCGAAAGATTAGCTTACAAGAACCGATGCGCGGATTATTCGAAAATCAGAAACTTCCTGACACTCCCGTCACACCGTTAAACACGCCGATGCTGAACGATAACGAGTACGAGAAAATCGAGACATTCCTGAAG AAATGCAGCAGTTCCCAGTCATTCCTCACTAAAGAATTGATGGACCAATTGGTGGATAAAGTGTACGGTTACTCGAGAAACTGGGACGACCAAATGGAAGAGGGCATGTTGcacacaaaatgtaacgatGGTTCGGAAAAAGTTGGTCCCAGTTCAAAATTGACGACACGAAAAATTTCCGTCATCAAAAAGGATTCGCCTCCGATTAACATCCAAGAGAATATTGCCGAGGTCAAAAAGGCAACGTTCTTAATCGGCACAACTGATCTGCAAATAGAAGAGCCCATTGCGTTAGTAAAAGAAAACGCCGTTGTGCTTCAACCGGCCGATCCGATAACACCAAACACATCGAGTCTCATCAAACGTACTGACACAGTTCTCGAACTGCTACCAAACGGTGCTGCACGAGTTGACCAGGCTGAAACCACagataaaactaaaaatgatTCTAGTCCGACATCTGTTCCAACGACTTTGACTACTGTCGCATCTAATCCGGATCTTGAAGTGGTGAAAGTTTTGCTAAAATCTACTGAAATTAATCGAGGGTCTGAGACAAACGTCTTGAAAGACATCTACAAGAAGAACCAGGAGATCATGGACGATTTCAAGGACTACTTGGAAGATAAGAAAATCAACGAAGAGATGATGAAAGTGGCCAACAACACCGAAGTGAACGTAATCATTGACGAAGAAACCGACAAATCTCACAGCCTGTTCCCCGATCACGTTAGCGTAAGCAGTTTCGATTCGGCCAACGACTCCGACACCGATACCGACGACATAGCCGCGAACAATAAACGATTAGCCATTGCCGATGAGCCACGCCGTGGCAGTATTGTCGACCATGATCAATGGTTTCTGAAACATCGCGATCTATCTAATCAGGGACGTCGGGGATCGGATTGTCCAACCTATGACACAACGAAACTGTTTCCATTCGGCAAACGAGAGAAAACCTATTCGGAATCGAGTGAATTCTTCTTCACAGACGATcagaaaaagtcaaaaagttccgACCATGTCAATTTGGATGGGGCCGACGCATTTGACCATTCCACTTTGTTGAAATACTTCAATACGACCAGTCCGACAACCAATCTGAATAAAACGCAAAATTGA